The Thermodesulfobacteriota bacterium genomic interval GAACCGGCAAAGGTGCTGATCATAGGAGGTGGTGTGGTCGGCTCGAATGCAGCACGTGTCGCTGCCGGACTGGGTGCAAACGTAGTAATCATGGATATTAATCTCATCCGGCTTCGCCATCTGGATGATGTCATGCCTCAAAATGTCACAACAATTTACTGTGACCCTCACGCTGTTGAGCACCACGCAAGCGAAGCCGACCTCGTTATCGGAGCTGTGCTCATTCCCGGAGGGAAAACACCCTGTATTATCAACCGAAAGATTGTGAAAAGAATGAAGAAGGGCTCTGTTCTGGTTGACGTATCTATTGACCAGGGCGGATGCTGCGAGACAAGTCATCCCACTACGCATTCCTCACCCATTTTCGTTCTTGACGGTGTAGTTCATTACTGTGTAACAAACATGCCCAGCGCAGTCGGCCGTACCAGTAGTCAGGCTCTCTGCAATGCTACTATCCCATACTGCATGGAACTTGCAGATCTCGGTCTTGATTCATTCATCGCAAAGAGCAAAGGACGGGCTGCCGCACTTAACATGCGTAATGGAAAGATTCTGTGTACTGCGGTTGCCAATGCATTCCCTGATATGTCCTGTCTATAGATACGACTTGCACCAAACCAGTATACACAGGCTCGTCACAACCTCACCAAGTGTGATAGACAACGTCACTCATGTGGTAAAGCACAGAAAACTATGTAATAACTTGTTGCCCACCAAAAAATTTACTTGAAAAATTCTATTGGTATGACATAATGTAATACCGGGGGTGAGAAAATATGAGCACAGCAAAGATAGCCATTACCATCAAGGAAGAGCTGTTAGACAAACTCGATCGTATGGTAAATTCAAAAATATTTCCGAATCGTAGCAAGGCAATCCAAGAGGCTGTAGAGGAGAAATTGTCACGGATAAACCGTTCTCGTCTAGCAAGAGAGTGCGCGAAATTGGACCCTGGGTTTGAAAAAGCACTTGCAGAAGAGGGATTCTCGCAGGAAATTGAAGAATGGCCAAAATACTGAGAGGTGAGATTTATTGGGCCAATCTTGACCCCGTCAAGGGGCGCGAACAAGCGGGCGAGCGCCCTGTATTGATTCTTAGTCAGGATGTTTTCAATGAACGTTCCGGCGTGGTTATCGCTGTTGCCCTGACAAGTCAGCCGCAGAAGGCTGGCTTTCCCCTTACGCTTGCGCTTTCCCACTCTGCCTTGCCTAAGCGCTCCTGGGTGAAAATAAGTCAAATTAGAACCTTATCCCAGGAACGTCTGGGAAAAAGAATCACTAAAATTACACCAGAAGAAATTGATATCGTTATTGAGGGTCTTAATGAAATAATTGGTGGATAACAACGCAATACCTTCAGGCAAAAAGAGTCAAGAGGGACACGGGATAAAAAACCATTGACATATCGTTCAAGGAAGAGAATCTCCCCCTCCTCTTCTTTCTTAACATAGTCCGTTCTGGATTGAGATATTAAACAGAACCAGAAACAACTGAACATAATTATTGACATTTTCTGATTCCATGGTATTAAATATCATATATGTCCCAACATCCCCTTGAACACATCTTTCATCCATGTTCTATCGCTGTAATAGGAGCTTCTGAAGATCCCCGCTCTTTGGGGTACCATTTCGTACGACATCTCCTGGATTACAGTTATCGTGGCAAGATATATCCGGTAAACCCCAAACTGGAGAAAGTTTTTAACCTTGAAACCTATCCTGATCTCAAATATGTCCCTGGTTCAGTCGACTACGTAATATGCTGTATCTCTGCTTCGAAGGTAGTAGACCTTCTTTTGGAATGCCCCAATCATGGCGTTAAGGTTGTTCACCTTTTTACCGGACGGTTGAGTGAAACAGGTCGTCCGGAGGCACTTAAAATTGAGCAGCAGATCCTAAAACAGGCAAAAGAGTTCAACATTCGTCTCTTAGGTCCTAATTGCGTTGGAATATACTATCCAAAAGAGGGAATCTCTTTTGGGTATGACTTTCCTAAAGAGCCTGGTCCCGTAGGTGCATTTTTTCAAAGTGGGGGCTCCGCTACTGAGTTTGTTCGTTACGCTTCTCTCAGGGGGATACGATTCAGCAAAGTCATTAGTTATGGAAACGCCCTGGACCTGAACGAGACTGATTTCCTGGGGTATTTTTCAGAAGATCAGGAAACTAAAATAATCGTGAGCTATATTGAAGGGATAAAAGACGGCAGGAGATTCCTCGATACTTTGTGCCATGCAAGCCGACTAAAACCTGTTATTATTCTTAAGGGAGGACGGAGCAATGCCGGGAACAGGGCAGCTGCTTCTCATACGGCAGCTCTGGCTGGTTCCTTAAATCTTTGGGAAACAGCTATAAAGCAGGCAGGTTCCATACAGGCGGAATCCCTTGATGAAATGATTGATCTGGCAATCTCCTTTTCGTTCCTTCCCCCGATTTCCGGAAGAAGGGTCGGGATAGCAGGAGGAGGGGGCGGAAAAAGTGTGCTTTCTGCTGATGAATGGGAGGAAGAAGGATTCAATGTTGTGCCTTTGCCTGATGGAATCAGGAATAAACTAAAAGACAGGGCGCCGGATATATGGGATTGGATAGGAAATCCCGCCGATCGATCGATGATGGAGGGCAGTCAAATCTCTACCGGAAATATATTAAAAATGATGCTAAAAGAAATTGATTTCGATTTTCTCATCGCCAATGTGACCGACGATGCCCCTTTTGAAAAAGAGAGATGGACTGCTACCCTCAGAGAGGAGATCAGCGATTTTATCGAGATAGGCAAAAAGGGGGGGAAACCGCTGGTAGCAGTTTTGCGTACCGGTGATTTAGCCATAAATCATTTTGAGGACTGGCGCTGGAAGTTCGTTGCTGAACAACGGGGACGTCTTATTGACGCCCGGCTCCCGGTTTTTTCTTCCTTTGGCCGGGCTGCCAAAGCAATGAGACACCTTGTGGAATACTACCAAAAATCCGTCTTCTGATTTCCTATGATTCTATGCCATTTTTGCAAAAGTCAATTAAAAATAATTGACTCTATAGGGAGAGAGGATTTTTGCCATAATTGCAGAAGTGACCTTCATTGCTGCTTAAATTGCAGGTTCTACGATGAGTATGCCCATAACAAATGCATAGAACCTCAGAGTGAATATGTCTCTGACCGGGAAAAGGCGAATTTTTGTGAGTATTTCCTTTTTAAGGACTTAAATGGTGAGCATATAAAGGATAAGGAGGTTGAGGAAGCCAGGAGAAGACTGGAAGAGATGTTTAAATAGAAAGGGGAAGAAGGATAGTTTAAACACAAAATTAATAGCAAAAGGAGGTAAATGTAATGGTAGATGTTGAGAAGGTTACTGGTAATGATGTGCGGGATATTATGATGAAGAAGCCGGAAATACTGGAGAGGCTCATTGGTATAACCATAGATAGGGATACACTAAAAAAT includes:
- a CDS encoding type II toxin-antitoxin system PemK/MazF family toxin, translating into MAKILRGEIYWANLDPVKGREQAGERPVLILSQDVFNERSGVVIAVALTSQPQKAGFPLTLALSHSALPKRSWVKISQIRTLSQERLGKRITKITPEEIDIVIEGLNEIIGG
- a CDS encoding CoA-binding protein: MSQHPLEHIFHPCSIAVIGASEDPRSLGYHFVRHLLDYSYRGKIYPVNPKLEKVFNLETYPDLKYVPGSVDYVICCISASKVVDLLLECPNHGVKVVHLFTGRLSETGRPEALKIEQQILKQAKEFNIRLLGPNCVGIYYPKEGISFGYDFPKEPGPVGAFFQSGGSATEFVRYASLRGIRFSKVISYGNALDLNETDFLGYFSEDQETKIIVSYIEGIKDGRRFLDTLCHASRLKPVIILKGGRSNAGNRAAASHTAALAGSLNLWETAIKQAGSIQAESLDEMIDLAISFSFLPPISGRRVGIAGGGGGKSVLSADEWEEEGFNVVPLPDGIRNKLKDRAPDIWDWIGNPADRSMMEGSQISTGNILKMMLKEIDFDFLIANVTDDAPFEKERWTATLREEISDFIEIGKKGGKPLVAVLRTGDLAINHFEDWRWKFVAEQRGRLIDARLPVFSSFGRAAKAMRHLVEYYQKSVF
- the ald gene encoding alanine dehydrogenase, encoding MIIGIPREIKQDEYRVAMLPVGVQLLVQNGHTVLFQKEAGLGSGYDDTAYSAAGARLIDTADDIFSRAEMIVKVKEPQPEEIEKLRKGQIVFCFFHFASSRKLTEGCLKQGIAAVAYETLADDQGYLALLTPMSEVAGKMSIQEGAKCLEKPMMGRGILLGGVTGVEPAKVLIIGGGVVGSNAARVAAGLGANVVIMDINLIRLRHLDDVMPQNVTTIYCDPHAVEHHASEADLVIGAVLIPGGKTPCIINRKIVKRMKKGSVLVDVSIDQGGCCETSHPTTHSSPIFVLDGVVHYCVTNMPSAVGRTSSQALCNATIPYCMELADLGLDSFIAKSKGRAAALNMRNGKILCTAVANAFPDMSCL
- a CDS encoding ribbon-helix-helix domain-containing protein, encoding MSTAKIAITIKEELLDKLDRMVNSKIFPNRSKAIQEAVEEKLSRINRSRLARECAKLDPGFEKALAEEGFSQEIEEWPKY